A single Flavobacterium sp. 1 DNA region contains:
- a CDS encoding SusC/RagA family TonB-linked outer membrane protein, protein MKQTLVVRRCSVILFVLMSMITYAQTAVSQIKVTGTVTDNAGMPLSGVNVTEKSSKNTVTTDFIGKYQINVKSDATLVFSFIGMRKMEIPLSGRTVLNTKLQDDTNQLESVVVVGYGSQKKKDLTGAIATIKAADLENLPVTNLSDALRGQVAGLSVTSGSGRPGDAGTISIRQSFGFGKDANSGVPLIVIDDMVQVDAATGLATMETFNRLDPSEIESMTILKDASAAIYGSRASQGAVVIRTKKGKSGKAKFSYSSQFAVNDAISHTKTMSAYEFGVFNNRFLTGALVPGNVIDPKVLFSAKELEEMKGLDYDWLEKAWKPAIQQKHTLNISGGTDNITYFAGATRFTQDANLGYQKYEKWNYRTGITAKIANNLDFSASMSGNSGFVDKAFTKASGSVGGYDTGAGEQADYDFLVHMPKFVPWQTTVDGKEYYMSPFPNTNKNFGSANANNNIAGWNYFANMNNGSHQTTDDASYNFTTSLNYKVAGIKGLSFKGTFARTQNSSNAEQIQLPYDLARITNYQLQDNHLASAAYPSATIKNPEVGGIIDYVIETNIRNSRVYYNTSFSKSTQMDFFANYDRTFGRHQVSAMFGAERSESNYATTRLAYFNTPKDYQGDWRTAGTVDTGNSTAFKGNNATMSYFGTLNYSYQSKYLAQFLIRSDASTKFAPEHYWGTFPSLQLGWVVSKEDWFANNVSAVNFFKLRYSIGKTGKDNLPPWKWIQFYDLTPNKGYTFGSGGGQLGSSVTPKIVPNRETAWDSTLKNNFGIDMAFLENRLQFNADFYYDISKDMITDLSSAIGVPVSVGGGFAEENYATVNAWGSELSISWSDKVKGNLSYDVGVNFGYGDNKIVKYPNQGNLLPSNNASREGYSSGFNPVWGFKTWKGTSTGDGILRTDADIANYWKYLTDNATAVGGVPSYLGNGDPTKIQKGSMAFQDVAGTLQNDGTLTGPDGQIIDKNDYTKLAKSSRTYTINTNLGIKYSGFSLKTQIATSWGGATFVDLVSQSTSSASNMWAREPFWNDMYGTDNPNGKYPNLAAAGATSTSDFWQLDTFRCVVRNLTLTYDIPKQVFVNTKIQNISLGVTGNNLWDLYNPYPGHYRNMYDDSGVGYPTLRTWSINFNISF, encoded by the coding sequence ATGAAACAAACACTAGTAGTGAGAAGATGTAGTGTTATTTTATTTGTACTGATGAGTATGATTACTTATGCTCAAACTGCTGTCAGTCAAATTAAAGTCACAGGTACTGTTACTGATAATGCAGGAATGCCTTTATCAGGTGTAAACGTAACTGAAAAATCATCAAAAAATACTGTTACTACTGATTTTATCGGTAAATATCAGATTAATGTAAAGAGTGATGCAACATTGGTTTTCTCTTTCATAGGAATGAGAAAAATGGAAATACCTTTGTCAGGACGTACTGTTTTAAATACAAAATTACAAGATGACACTAATCAATTAGAGAGTGTTGTTGTTGTAGGTTATGGTAGCCAGAAAAAGAAAGATCTTACTGGAGCTATTGCAACAATAAAGGCCGCGGATCTTGAGAATTTACCAGTAACTAACTTATCTGATGCATTGAGAGGACAGGTTGCTGGACTTTCTGTTACAAGTGGATCTGGACGTCCTGGAGATGCCGGTACCATCTCAATCCGTCAATCTTTTGGTTTTGGAAAGGATGCAAATTCAGGAGTACCGTTAATCGTGATTGATGATATGGTGCAAGTTGATGCTGCCACAGGTTTGGCTACGATGGAAACTTTTAACAGATTGGATCCTTCCGAAATTGAGAGTATGACTATTTTGAAAGATGCGTCTGCCGCTATTTATGGTTCCCGTGCATCACAAGGGGCGGTAGTTATAAGAACTAAGAAAGGAAAATCTGGTAAAGCTAAGTTTAGTTACAGCAGTCAGTTTGCGGTTAATGATGCTATTAGTCATACGAAAACAATGAGTGCTTATGAATTTGGAGTTTTTAATAATAGATTTTTAACTGGAGCATTAGTTCCAGGTAATGTGATTGATCCAAAAGTGTTGTTTTCTGCAAAGGAATTGGAAGAAATGAAAGGGTTGGATTATGATTGGTTAGAAAAGGCTTGGAAACCTGCAATACAACAAAAGCATACGCTTAATATAAGCGGGGGTACTGATAATATTACCTATTTTGCAGGTGCAACTAGATTTACCCAAGATGCGAATCTTGGTTATCAAAAATATGAGAAATGGAATTATCGTACAGGGATTACCGCTAAAATTGCAAATAATTTAGATTTTTCTGCTTCTATGTCAGGAAATTCAGGATTTGTTGATAAGGCGTTTACTAAAGCATCAGGAAGTGTTGGCGGTTATGATACTGGTGCAGGAGAACAGGCTGATTACGACTTCCTAGTTCATATGCCAAAATTTGTTCCATGGCAAACAACAGTTGATGGTAAAGAATATTACATGTCGCCATTTCCTAATACTAATAAAAATTTTGGATCAGCTAATGCAAATAATAATATAGCCGGATGGAATTATTTTGCCAATATGAACAATGGGTCACATCAAACAACTGATGATGCTTCTTATAATTTTACTACTTCGTTGAATTACAAAGTAGCCGGTATTAAAGGATTGTCTTTTAAGGGAACCTTTGCAAGAACTCAAAATTCCAGTAATGCAGAGCAAATCCAACTCCCTTATGACTTGGCAAGAATCACAAATTATCAGTTGCAGGATAACCACCTTGCAAGTGCAGCATATCCAAGTGCAACTATTAAAAACCCAGAGGTAGGTGGTATTATTGACTATGTCATAGAAACTAATATTAGAAATTCAAGAGTGTATTATAATACAAGTTTTTCTAAAAGCACTCAGATGGACTTTTTTGCCAATTATGATAGAACTTTCGGAAGGCATCAAGTTAGTGCGATGTTTGGAGCTGAAAGATCTGAGTCTAACTATGCCACCACTCGTTTAGCTTATTTTAACACTCCTAAAGATTACCAAGGTGATTGGCGTACTGCAGGAACAGTTGATACAGGTAATTCTACCGCATTTAAAGGAAATAATGCAACGATGTCGTATTTTGGAACTTTAAATTATAGCTATCAATCAAAGTATTTGGCACAATTTCTTATACGTAGTGATGCATCCACGAAGTTCGCTCCAGAACATTATTGGGGAACTTTTCCGTCACTTCAATTGGGTTGGGTAGTTTCTAAAGAAGATTGGTTTGCAAATAATGTGTCAGCTGTGAATTTCTTTAAATTGCGTTATTCAATTGGTAAAACCGGAAAAGATAATCTTCCACCTTGGAAATGGATTCAATTTTATGATCTTACTCCTAATAAAGGTTATACATTTGGATCTGGCGGTGGTCAATTAGGGTCTTCAGTGACTCCTAAAATAGTTCCAAACAGAGAGACAGCATGGGATAGCACATTAAAGAATAATTTTGGTATTGATATGGCTTTTTTAGAAAACAGATTGCAGTTTAATGCAGATTTCTATTATGACATTTCAAAAGACATGATCACTGACCTGAGTAGCGCAATTGGTGTGCCAGTTTCTGTTGGTGGAGGATTTGCAGAAGAAAATTATGCTACCGTTAATGCTTGGGGTTCTGAGCTTAGCATTTCTTGGAGCGATAAAGTAAAAGGTAATTTAAGTTATGATGTGGGCGTAAATTTTGGTTATGGAGATAACAAAATAGTGAAATATCCAAATCAAGGAAACCTTCTTCCGTCTAATAACGCTAGTAGAGAAGGATATTCAAGCGGATTTAATCCGGTATGGGGATTCAAAACATGGAAAGGAACTTCTACAGGTGACGGTATTTTGCGTACAGATGCTGATATTGCTAACTATTGGAAGTACTTGACTGACAATGCTACAGCAGTAGGTGGTGTTCCAAGTTATTTAGGTAACGGTGATCCTACTAAAATTCAAAAAGGGTCTATGGCTTTTCAAGACGTTGCTGGGACGCTTCAAAATGACGGAACTTTGACAGGACCAGATGGTCAGATTATTGATAAAAATGACTATACTAAATTGGCTAAAAGTAGCAGAACATATACAATTAATACTAACTTGGGGATCAAATACAGTGGATTTTCTTTAAAAACCCAAATTGCAACTTCTTGGGGTGGAGCTACTTTTGTAGATTTAGTAAGTCAGTCAACTAGTAGTGCCAGTAATATGTGGGCACGCGAACCTTTTTGGAATGATATGTACGGAACTGATAATCCAAACGGAAAATACCCAAATTTGGCGGCCGCTGGTGCAACAAGCACTTCTGATTTTTGGCAACTTGATACTTTTCGTTGTGTTGTCAGAAATTTAACT
- a CDS encoding glycoside hydrolase family 127 protein translates to MKKNIILLSAILFSTAFVAQNKGLVANSESPYSKLQSVNLQDVKWTNGFWKEQFDVETKKTLPYMWDLYHNDSISHAYKNFEIAAGESKGTFKGPSFHDGDFYKIFEGMAATYAVTKDEKLDAEMDKAIALFAKAQRKDGYLHTPVLIDERWGTLGPEEVKKQLGFEKYNMGHLMTAACIHYRATGKTNFLDIAKGVADFLYDFYKKASPELARNAICPSHYMGIVEMYRTTKNPKYLELANNLIDIRGTTNDGTDDNQDRIPFRKQTTAMGHAVRANYLYAGVADLYAETGEKKLLDNLESIWNDVTYRKMYITGACGSLYDGVSPDGTSYNPADVQKIHQAYGRPFQLPNATAHTETCANIGNVLWNWRMLQITADAKYADIVELALYNSVLSGISLGGKEFFYNNPLNVSKDLPFKQRWSKEREGYIALSNCCAPNVTRTIAEVSNYAYNFSKEGLYVNLYGSNSLNSVTLGGDKIEIEQQTNYPWDGKITLKILKAPKDNYAFFLRIPGWSQETTIAINGKNISDAIVSGTYQKIAQKWKKGDVIELNIPMPVELMQANPLVEEVKNQVAVKRGPIVYCLESNELPANVKVNDVVLDLNSKFTTDFIKINNRQLLGITASSSITPDNSWDKKLYKPISTKDNKEYTIKLIPYFAWGNHGKGEMSVWLSH, encoded by the coding sequence ATGAAAAAGAACATTATTCTATTATCGGCGATACTTTTTTCGACAGCTTTTGTGGCTCAAAATAAAGGTTTGGTTGCCAATTCTGAAAGCCCTTATTCCAAATTGCAAAGTGTCAATTTACAAGATGTGAAATGGACAAATGGATTTTGGAAAGAACAATTTGATGTAGAAACCAAAAAGACACTTCCCTATATGTGGGATTTGTATCATAACGATTCGATTTCCCACGCTTATAAAAACTTTGAAATTGCTGCGGGTGAAAGTAAAGGAACTTTTAAAGGACCTTCATTCCACGATGGAGATTTTTACAAAATTTTTGAAGGAATGGCGGCGACTTATGCGGTAACAAAAGACGAGAAGTTGGATGCCGAGATGGATAAAGCCATTGCGCTTTTTGCCAAAGCACAACGCAAGGATGGTTATTTGCACACACCAGTTTTGATTGATGAACGCTGGGGAACTTTGGGTCCTGAAGAAGTGAAAAAACAATTGGGTTTCGAGAAATACAATATGGGGCATTTGATGACGGCAGCCTGCATTCATTATCGTGCGACCGGAAAAACAAATTTTCTGGATATTGCGAAAGGTGTAGCTGATTTTCTATACGATTTCTATAAAAAAGCATCGCCTGAATTAGCGCGAAATGCGATTTGTCCTTCTCATTATATGGGAATTGTCGAAATGTACCGCACTACTAAAAATCCAAAATATCTTGAATTGGCGAATAATTTAATTGATATTAGAGGAACAACCAATGACGGAACAGACGACAATCAGGATCGAATTCCGTTCAGAAAACAAACTACGGCAATGGGTCACGCGGTAAGAGCCAATTATTTGTATGCAGGAGTTGCCGATTTGTATGCCGAAACGGGAGAGAAGAAATTATTAGACAACTTGGAATCGATTTGGAATGATGTGACCTATCGAAAAATGTACATTACTGGCGCTTGCGGTTCTTTGTATGACGGAGTTTCGCCAGACGGAACTTCTTATAATCCTGCCGATGTGCAAAAAATTCATCAGGCTTATGGAAGACCTTTTCAATTGCCAAATGCTACAGCGCATACCGAAACTTGTGCCAATATCGGAAATGTTTTGTGGAATTGGAGAATGCTTCAAATCACTGCAGATGCCAAATATGCTGATATTGTGGAATTGGCATTGTATAACAGTGTTTTGTCAGGGATCAGCCTGGGAGGGAAGGAATTCTTTTATAACAATCCGCTGAATGTTTCCAAAGACTTGCCTTTCAAACAAAGATGGAGCAAAGAGCGTGAAGGTTATATCGCTTTATCCAATTGTTGTGCGCCAAATGTGACCAGAACAATTGCTGAGGTGAGTAATTATGCTTATAATTTTTCAAAAGAAGGACTGTATGTGAATTTATATGGAAGTAATAGTTTGAATTCAGTGACTTTAGGGGGAGATAAAATTGAAATTGAGCAACAAACCAATTATCCTTGGGATGGAAAAATTACGCTGAAAATTCTAAAAGCACCAAAAGATAATTACGCTTTTTTCCTGAGAATTCCGGGTTGGAGTCAGGAGACAACAATTGCAATCAATGGTAAAAATATTAGTGATGCCATTGTTTCAGGTACGTACCAAAAAATAGCACAAAAGTGGAAAAAAGGAGATGTTATTGAATTAAATATTCCAATGCCGGTTGAATTAATGCAAGCCAATCCATTAGTAGAAGAAGTCAAAAATCAGGTTGCTGTAAAAAGAGGACCAATTGTGTATTGCTTAGAATCGAATGAGCTTCCTGCGAATGTGAAAGTGAATGATGTTGTTTTAGATTTAAATTCTAAGTTCACAACTGATTTTATCAAAATAAACAACAGACAATTGTTGGGCATAACAGCCAGTTCATCAATAACTCCCGATAATTCCTGGGATAAAAAATTATACAAGCCTATTTCCACAAAAGATAATAAGGAATATACTATAAAATTAATTCCTTATTTTGCGTGGGGAAATCACGGTAAGGGTGAAATGTCTGTTTGGTTGTCGCACTAA